Genomic window (Thomasclavelia spiroformis DSM 1552):
TTTGTTATCAATATCACTAATATCACGATTGTGTTTTTCTATAATAACTGAATCAAATGATGAGTTTCTATCTCTTGGAATATTTAAATCCATATTCCCTTGAGATGTTTTAACTGTTTTTTTGTAAGTTCCATTATGATAATTAGTTTTATCTGTTTTTTGATCATACTTGTCATATCCCATATATTCATCAAATTCAGAGTTCAACATATCTTGTAATGTTTCACCTAATAAGTCTTTTAATGCATTAGTTATGTCAGTAGGTGATGTAACACCATACTCATCAATTATATATTTAACTATATCTTTTTTACTCATAATAAAAATCCTCCTTTGGCAGTTAATTTAATTCTACCATTGGTGGATTAGTTTACACAAAATTATTTACACTCTCATAAATTAAAATAAATATTCTTTTTACTATAATTATCATCCTTAATATTGCGTAATTTGACTTTTATAACCAAAATAAATATGATTATTTACCAATCCAATATACCAAAAAGACAATGTTCATTTTGAACTATTGTCTTTTTATACTTAACTTAATTAATTTTTTCCAACCACTTTTAATCTTACTATTTTAAAAATCCCTTAATTTCATTGATACTTCGATTATCTAAGATCATTTCAAATATCTTATCATATTTTTCACTATTTAAATTTTCTAAAATACTATCATCTTCTTCAGGATAGTATTTATTAAATAACTGTTTTGTCTTCTCTTTACTTTTTTCTATGATTCCTTGCATAACTCCCTGTTCAATTCCTTCTTTTTTTACTTTTTCATACATGTCCTGTTTGTCTCGTTCATTCGCCCAGCGATTTAAGCTCCTTTTATATGCCATGTCTCTTAACTGTTCATCTTAGTTGAATCTGTCTATCTTTTCTTTCATGATCTCTACCACCTTGTTATCTTCTATTCTTATTATATCATCGGTTATCCCGTTTTCAAATATGTATATCCCCTTTTCTATTTCACTGAATTCTTCTAGTTTTTTTTGTTTCTTAATTAGATTGATATAGGGCATTTGGACATATACTCTGGTTAGTAGATTATATTTTTCAAGTTTCCCTTCTTCATTTCTGCTTTCATAGCAATCATATAGTTTTAAGTTTGCTTTATCGATATCATCGATAAAGATTATCTGATATACATGATTGATATTTTTTTAATAATCATCTCCTTCTTTTTCCTGTCTTGATAACAATGATGCGCCATATATTTTAAATCTTTGATACTGATTTTTAGAAAATGCAGAATACTGCATCTCAATATTAACATAATCATCGGTATTGGTTTGTACTCTAATATCTAAAAGCATATCTTTATCTTCAATATTTTCAACGACAAGATCAAGACTTAAGATCGTAATTGATTTACAGCTGATATTTAAAATGCTTTTAATAAAGAGTTTAAGTAAATAAAAGGAATCAGGATCTTGGTCATTACCAAGAGAGTGTTTGAACATGAAATCATTTTTAAAATCATAGATTTTATCTATTCGTTTAACCAATTTGATTACCTCGTTATCTTATACTTTTTTAGTAATCATTTTTCTTTTTTTATTTATATTTTTATAAAATAACTAGAGTTAATGGTTATAGTAAAATATTAAAAGATATAAATCTAAGCATACAAAAAAGACAATCACATCAATTTAACTGAGTTATTGTCTTTCTATTTAGACTATCTAATCTTTTACGGGGTTTTAATGAGCACTCAAATATATAGGGGTGCTCTTTTATTATAATTATTTATATTCTTTCCATATTCACGGGGTTTTTGATAAAATTATTTTATCAGTTTATCTGAAATTTTGAGAAAGAAAAAAGGATGCATACTTTCCTACCACAGTCTGTATACATCCTTTCCATAAGAACAATATGATAATAACCCATTTTAATAAAAAAATCAATACTATTCTTCCTGACCTGAATAAATTAGAAGCTTTAATATCCAAGTCATATAACGATTCCGTTAATTCTTTAAATTTTGATAATATTCTATGTCCTAACTGTCATGGTTCTTTATGGATCAGACATGCCTACTACTTTCGTACTATCTTTATTTTCAATCAAAAAATTAGAATCAGAATCACTCGCATCATGTGCAAATCCTGCGGTAAAACACATGCTATCCTGGCTGAAGATATGATCCCTTTTATTTCCTTGACTTTTCATGATCTTTATAAGATCGTCATTACTGCCCTCCCTATCCTCAACTCATCTCACTTTTATTACCTTAAGCATAAATTTTCCTGTTTTATCGATGATTATTTTGTTTTATGTAAATTTAATTCCAGAAATCTCCCCGTTATTTTTATAACCACATAACTTTTATATCTTCTTTCCTTTTTTGGTTCTATTATTTACCTGTAAACAAAGAAAGGAGTGTATATTTATTTATGAAATTATGTTTATTTTTTTATGATATGGCGGTGATGCTTCATGTGTGATACTTCTACTGTGCCTAAAAACGTTATTAGCCAGAATGATTTCCTTCAGTTCTTCAATCTTGAAAATAAGGATATTGAATCATTCGCCATCTCTCATCAAAAGGACGACCTTCATATAGCTGTAACTCTTGCCAGAAAACCGCATCGGTGTCCTGTATGCCTCAATATGACTGACCAAGTTAAAGATTACTCCACAAAAACCATCACTCATTCTGTTTTGACCAGTCATAGATGTGTGATTGATTATCGAGCCAGAAGATACAGATGCAAAAAATGCAATAAAACATTCTATGAACTTAATCCTTTTTCTGTTGCCGGTTCACGAATCTCCTTAGCGACTGTATATAATATCCTTAGAGATTTGAAGCATCCTGCTGCAACATTTAAAGATGTAGCTCAGCGTTATCATATTTCACAGACAACTGCCGCTCATATTTTTGATTCATTTGTCTGCATGTCAAGAAGGCAGCTTCCTCAATATCTGTGCATTGATGAAGTTTATGCTTTTAAATCCGAAAAAAGCAGATACATCTGTGTTCTTCTTGATTTTCAGTCACAAAATATCGTTGATGTACTTCCATCAAGAAGAAAACAGGTACTGATGGATTATTTCTTTAATATTCCTTTATCAGAAAGAAAAAAAGTTAAAGTTGTATCATTCGACATGTGGGAATCATATCGTGTTGTTTCTAAAATTATGTTTCCTGATGCCTTATGTGCTGTTGATCACTATCATGTCAAGCAGGAATTTCACAGAAAACTGGATAAAGTAAGAATCAATTCCATGAATCGCTATTACTCCAGAAAAAATTACCTTAACAAAAAAGAAAACCTTACCGAAGCTGAAAAAAATGAATTATCAGAAGTATCCAGACATTATTATGTTTTGAAAAAATTCCACTGGATGCTCTTCTCCAATAACAACAAGTGCATATACGATCCCAATGTAGAAAAGAAATATAATAAAGTACTTCAGGGATATTTCAACTACTATGATATTTTTGACTATATGATCAGGGATGATCGGGAATTAGATTTAGCTTATGACCTTAAATATCAGCTGGATGTTTTTTACAGGGATTCTTCTTATGACAGTGCCAAAAAAAATATCGACGAACTGATTACCCTATTTAAAAGCAGTCCTATTAAAGAAATGAAAGATTTTGCAAATACATTTACTAAATGGAAACGGGAAATCGTCAATTCATTTATAAGAGCAGATGGGAAACGCATTTCCAATGGAATCATTGAAAATAGAAATAAATCAATAAAATTACTCAAACATAGTTCAAATGGATATCTTAACTGGCATAGATTTAAAAACAGGGTCATGTACTGCCTCAATGATGATGCCACATATCACATGTATCCAATCAAAAATACAGATATCAAATAAAAGTACATTTTCTCATAGAAAGATACAAAAAAACGGGGAACAACTTTTCCCCGTTATGATTTAGTATCTAAAACCCCAGAACCCCAGGTTATTTTAGATTGCCTCTATTTATAAACATAATTAAATTTTAATCATCTTTATGTAACCATTTAGAAAATAATTCTAAACCTATTTTAATATCTTTACTGTTGTTTGCAAAACCAAATCGCAAATGATATTCCTGATTAAAACAAGCTCCTGGTACAAAAAAGACTCCAGTATCTTTTTGTAATTCAATACAAAGCTCTTTTGATTTTATCGGTAATTTATACTTTAAAAAGGCAATTGTTCCAACCTTAGGTACAACACAATCAACCAACGGCTCTTTTTCTAACCAATCAATTAAAATTTGTCTATTAGTTTCAATAATTTTTCTACTTCTTTTTAAAATCTTATCGTAATTTTCAACTACAATCGTAGCTAAATAATCATTAATATAACCGGTAGAAATAATATGATAATCACGACGATCATTAATCATTTTAATAATCTTATGATTAGCTTTTATCCACCCTATTCTAAGACCTGCATATGAAGTGATTTTTGATAAACTACTAGTTGCAATACCTAAATCATACAAATCACTAATCGACACTTCATCATCACTTAACCCTTGGTACACCTCATCACAAAGAATATATAATTGATGAGCTTTAGCAATTTCAATTAACTTCATTAAAAATTCTTTTGAAAACATTGTACTTGTAGGGTTATTTGGATTAACTAAACAAATCATCTTTGTATTGTCTTTAATTGCTCGTTTAAAATCATCAAGATCTGGTAACCAATCATTTCCTTCTTTTAATTCAACCAAACCTGTTTCTACTCCAAATGATTCTGGAAAAGAATACATCTGTTGATAAGTTGGCGTTATTGAAATAAGATGATCACCTTTTTCAAGCAAACTAATTAACACTAATTCATTAGCATTAATGCACCCATGACTAATTGCAATATTATCTAAATCACCTGTTTCATATAATTTTGCAATAGCCTTACGTAACCTTTTACTTCCTTCTATTGGACCATAGTCCAATTTGGTATTCAATAAATCATTAATTACTGCATCTTTATCCTCGACCATTTTCAATAAATCATTAACATTCATTGAATCAACACATGTTTCAGCAAGATTATAACGATAATCTTTTTCATGTTCGGTCATCCAAGCTTCAACATCAAAAAAATCAATTTTCATTAATGCATCACCTTACTAAGGAATTCTTTAGCTCTTGAAGTTTTAGGATTAGTAAAAAATTCTTTTGAATCAGTTTCTTCAACAATTTTACCTTCTTCTAAAAAAACCACTCGATTTGCCACTGTTCTAGCAAAGCCCATTTCATGAGTCACAACAACCATCGTCATTCCTTCTTTAGCTAATTCTTGCATAACTTCTAATACTTCAATAACCATTTCTGGATCTAACGCACTAGTTGGTTCATCGAACAACATAATTTCAGGATTCATACATAAACTTCGAGCAATTGCAACACGTTGTTTTTGTCCTCCTGATAGCTTATTTGGATAAACATCTTTTTTATCTAACAAACCAACACGTTCTAAATATTTACAAGCAATTTGTATAGCTTCTTCTTTTGATTTATTCATCACATTAATCGGTGCTAATGTTAAATTTTCTAAAACTGTCATATTAGGAAATAAATTAAAGTGTTGGAACACAAAACCCATTTTACTTTTTAAACGAGTATAATTTTCTTTATCGTTTTCATCAAACAATTCACCACTAACATAAATTTTTCCACTTTCTGGTTTTTCAAGCCCGTTAATACATCTTAAAACTGTACTTTTACCAGAACCAGATGGCCCAATTAAACAGACAATTTCACCTTTTTTTATTTCCAAAGAAACGTCATTAACTGCCTTTAAACTATTAAATTCTTTAACAATATGTTCTACTTTAATCACTTACAGCCAACTTCCTTTCTATCTTTTTAGCAATATATGAAATAGTCAATGTCATAGCTAAATAATATAATCCCGCTAAACAATAAGGCGACATAAATTCATAATATTGATTTCCAATTACCTTTGCAGAATTCATCAATTCTACTGCTCCAATTACACTAATTAAAGAAGAATCTTTAATTAAAGTAATAAACTCACTTACAAGTGGTGGAACAATTCTTTTAAAAGCTTGAGGTAAAATAACAAATCTCATTGTTTGCCATCTTGAAAGTCCTAATGTTTGACAAGCCTCCCATTGACCTTTATCAACACCATTAATTCCACTTCTAATCAATTCTGTAGTATAAGCACCACTATTGATACTCATCGCCACAACCCCAATTAAATAATAATTCATTCTAAATACATTTCCAGTAATTTCAGTAATAATAATTGGGACTACATTGAAAATAATCATAATCTGTAATAACATTGGTGTTCCACGAATTACTTCGACATACACATTAGCTATTGCTCTTAAAATTTTATTGTTTGAAATTTTTGCTGAAGCACCTAATACCCCAAATACAAAACCAATTAAAAGGGACAGAGCTGCGATTCCAAGTGATGTCATTGCCCCTTTTAAAAGAAATAATAAGTTTTCTGGGGTAAAGATACTGTCGAATGCACTAAACATATCTATCCCTACCTTTTTTTAATTTTCTAATTGTTTTAAACCATATTTTTCACATAAAGTTTTATAGTCATCGCTAGCTAAAAACTTATCAATACATTTATTGATCATATCGATCATTTCATCATTTCCTTCTTTAGCGATAATATAATTTTTTTCATCCAATAACGATTCTTCTAACATTACAAAATTTTGTTCTTTTACATAATTTTGTGCAACAGCTAAATCAACAACAACTGCATCATATTGTTTACTAGTTAAAGAACTAAAAATTTCTTGAACATTAGTTACTGAAACAACATTTGCATTTTTAATTTCTTTAGCAGCTTTTTCACCAGTTGAACCACTTTGTGCTGCAATTGTTTTACCTTCTAAATCTTTGACTGTTTTAATATCTGAATCTTTATCAACAACAGCAACTTGAGCTGTAGCTGTATATGGTTTTGACCAAGCTACTTTTCTAGACTTATCATAAGTAAATCCAGATACACCAATATCAACTTGTCCTCCTTGAACTTGAGAAACAATATTTTCAAAACTCATACTATGCCAAACAAATTTATATGTTGTATCTCCATCATTTAAATATTCTGGAAATAATGCAATCATGTCAGCATCAAATCCAACAATTGTCTTACCATCTGTATCTAAAGATTCATATGGTGGATAATCTGGTGATACAGCTATATTAATTTCTTTTACATTTTCTTCCTCACTAGCCTTTTCTTCACCACCACATGCTACAAGTGTAAATACCATGATTCCTGCTAATAATAACTTAAAACATTTCTTCATTTTTTTCACCCTTTCCTGATTTTAGCAAAATAAAAAGTCTCCTGGCATTTGCCAAGAGACGAATTATCCGCGGTACCACTCTTATTGATATAAAGATTTATATCCCCTCTTGTCTGTAAAGTAGACTTACTTACTGCCCTACTATATTCAAGCAATCCTCTACAAAGTGCGGTTCGTCTAATTTTGTTTACTGATCTTCCACCACCATCAGCTCGCTAAAAAACGCCATCAAACTACTCTCTTTATCAATGAGTTTCCAATATTTATCTATATTATATAAAAATTTGTTTCAATGTCAATAATTTTTTAACTATTTTACTTTTAGAAATTTATGATTAAATTTGTCAATTTTCCCACACACTTTTTCAAGCGGTGGATTAAGAGCTTGCATCTGCTTTAAAATATTATCTAATTGTCCATTAGTCTGTTCAATAACATTTATTTTTTCTACATGTTTTTTTTGATTCAAACGTTTTTTTTCACTACTATAAAGCAAGAAAAAACATCCTAAAACTAACAAACCAAAAATTCCTATAACCATCAATATTCCACTTATCATTTTACATCACCACAAATAGTATAACACATTTTTATAATATCTAAATCATTAAATTATAAAAAATGACTAAAACCATACAATTGTTCCATAATATAAATGAGGTGAAAAAATATGCCATATATAAATAATGTATATGCAAGACAAGTATTAGACTCACGTGGATTTCCAACAATTCAAGTTGAAGTAACAACTGAAAGTGGTTTTTGTGGTAGTGCAATCGTTCCTAGCGGTGCATCAACCGGTAAATACGAAGCTTTAGAATTACGTGATAATGATGATAGTCGTTATTTAGGTAAAAGTGTATTTAAAGCTGTAAACAATATCAATGATACAATCAACAAGCTATTAAAACAAAAAAATGTTTTATCACAACGAGAAATTGATATGACTATGATTCGCTATGATAATAGTGAAAATAAATCTAAATTAGGTGCTAATGCTACACTTGCAGTATCTTTAGCCGTAGCTAATTGTGCTGCTAATTATTTAGATATCCCTCTTTATCGTTATTTAGGTACTCCAAATACTAGAGTTTTGCCAACTCCAATGATTAATATTATCAATGGTGGAAGTCATGCTGATAATTCATTGGATTTTCAAGAATTTATGATTATGCCTATTAGTGCAAATTCATTTTATCAGGCAATGGAGATGGCAACCAATGTTTTCCATACCTTAAAAGCAATTTTAAAAAGAGCTAATTTAGCAACATCTGTTGGTGATGAAGGAGGTTTTGCTCCTAATCTAAACAGTAATGAAGAAGCACTAGAATTAATTATTAAAGCAATTAATGAATGCCATTTACAACCTGGAAAAGATATTGCTATTGCTTTGGATGTTGCAGCTAGTGAATTGTACCATAATGGTGTATATACAATTAATAATCAAGATTATTCAACTAAAGAATTAATTGTATATTATGAAAAGCTTATTTCTAAATATCCAATCATTTCAATTGAAGATGGACTTGATCAAGAAGATTATAGCGGTTGGCGTGAATTGACTAATAAATTAGGTGATAAAATTCAATTAGTTGGTGATGATTTATTTGTAACTAATACTAAACGATTACAACGAGGTATTGATGAACACTATAGTAATAGTATTTTAATTAAACTAAATCAAATTGGTACTTTAAGCGAAACTTTAGATTGTATCGAACTTGCGACTAAAAACAAGATTGCACCAATTATATCTCATCGCTCTGGAGAAAGCGAAGATACATTTATTGCCGATCTAGCAGTAGCTTTAAATATTGGACAAATCAAAACTGGTTCAATGTCTAGAAGTGAACGTATTTGTAAATATAATCGTTTATTAAAAATCGAAGATGACTTAGCAGGTTTTTCTTGTTATCAAGGTAAAATAAAAAAGGGGCTGTAACGAATAAGGATTTTTAATCTTTAGGCGTTACGCCTTTTTTTGCTTGATACAGTATATTTAGATAAAAAACAAAGTTATCCATATTTAGATAACTTTTTTGGTACTATAAAAACATCATGTGCTTTTTACATGTTTTTATTTAGCTTTTTAGGAAATTGATATTTCCTTCTTTTTCATCTTTTTATTGTGGTATTTGCGTATATTATAGGCAATCCCTATTAACAGCAGTTCTGTTTTTACATTTATGTTTCCTCTTCTTTTTAATCGGACATAATCCATATTCTGCTTTATTATTCCAAATGTCCCTTCTGACTGTATACTTCTTTGCTTTTTCATCTCTTTTCCTTCTTCGGTTCCAAGATTTTCATCTACTTTTTCCTGCATTTCATTTAAGGCATAATTTATCTGTATTTTTCTTTGCTCCTTTGCCTTTGTGCATTTTTCTTTTACTTTACAGTCATGACATTTACCACATTCGAATACTCTGCTGATTTGTAGATATTCACCTGCTGTGTTCCATCTTTCTTCTTTTTCAATATTAAATGAATGTCCCTGTGGGCAGACTTTAAATCCCTTTTCATCATATTCCCAGTTCATCTGATTATATATTTTCTTTTTAAATTCCTTTGTATTCTTTTTTGCATAATAATTATACTTTAATCCCAGTTCCATCCCGTTTATGACATTAAAAAGCAAATTATCATAGCTTCCATATCCGGCATCGCCTATTGGCCATTTTGGATAACAGCCGTATCTTTCTTTATATTTTTTCATAAACGGTATATATGTTTTTGTATCAGCAGGATTTGAAAATATATCCATATGCATAATATATTCATCACTTACACCTATTTGCAGGTTATATCCCGGTTTAAATATACCTGTATGATTATAATAGTCATACTTCATGTTCATCATGGTAGCATCATGATCAGTCTTTGAATAACTGTTCCTGTCGCCACATATGTTCAATGATTCTTCATATCTCATTAATTTTATATAGATTTCAAGAAATTCATCATAATATTTCTGTAATAAGGAACGTCTTTTGCCTTTTCCGTATACTATTTCTATATTTTGTCTTATCATCAGTTCCATTAACTGTTCTGCAATCAGTCCTGTATCATCAGCAGAATATCTTGATTTTATATCATATTTAAAGTTAAGATCATCATTTAATCTTATGATCAGATCTGTCACTTTAAGAAATGCTTTTTCCTGATAGCCTAGAATAGCTTTTTTCCAAACAAAACTGTTTTTCCTTGCATTGGCTTCTATCTTAGTTCCATCAATATAAAGTTTAGAAATATCAACATCATCTAATTCAATGATTCTTTTAACAACATCATAAAAAATATCTTCGATAGACATCGATAATTTTTCTGATATAAATCTTTGAAAAGCCATGAAAGAAGGAGTTTCATCATTAGCCAGCCACATATATCGGATATCATATCTGCATAATTCTTCCATTTTTCTTAATTCATATTGACCGTTTATAAATGCAAACAATGTAACCTGTAACATCATATTAGGGTCGTAGCCCCTGTTGCCTCTATGGGGGCAGTTAAAATACTTTGAAGTGTTAATTCCTTTCATAATTTCTACGAAAGATGTCACCGGATCATCTACAGGAACAACTGTAAAAAAATCTAGTGGAAGTTTACATTGAAATGTATTATAATAAGAATTGTCAATCGGGTAATTAGATTCTATTATTTTTATATTTTGCATAATCTAATTATACCAAAAATAGCACTTATACTCATCTGAGTTTAAGTGCTATTTTTTTATTTTTGGTCAAACACATTATTTTAATGCGTTACAGCCTCTTTGTTTTTTTGATTAGTACAAATATAAAAATTATTAATATTAATAATAAAATAAATGGTAAATATCGCTCAATCATAATATCATTTTTAGAAGATTTAACAACTTTTGACCCTTGATGTACTACACTATTTCCATCTTTTTTATACTCATCTTCTCTAACACAATAGACAACATATCGTTGATAATTTCTACGATAAGGATGACAAGTAATCAAAGTAATCATATCTTTACCTTCTTGAATCAATATTTTTTCACTTTCTGAGGGTAAAATTATTTGAATATCAGATACAATATATTTAATCTCTTGCCAATAATTGTTAATCGTTATTTCATCACCAACTTGTAAATTCTCAATATCTCTAAAAAATGGTACCCCACGATATCCTCGATGACCAGCTAAAACACTGTTTGTATTTTTTCCGCCAATTGGTAAAGAAGTATTTGCGAGAACTGTAATTCCTTTTGCCATATTTTCTTTAGACGCCCCTAAATAAACCGGCATTTCAAGATTCATCTTTGGAATAGATATAGTTGCAAAAACATCATTTTTAAAATCATAATCACCAATTACAAAATCCTTTTGATC
Coding sequences:
- a CDS encoding DUF6431 domain-containing protein, whose product is MIITHFNKKINTILPDLNKLEALISKSYNDSVNSLNFDNILCPNCHGSLWIRHAYYFRTIFIFNQKIRIRITRIMCKSCGKTHAILAEDMIPFISLTFHDLYKIVITALPILNSSHFYYLKHKFSCFIDDYFVLCKFNSRNLPVIFITT
- a CDS encoding IS1182 family transposase — encoded protein: MQNIKIIESNYPIDNSYYNTFQCKLPLDFFTVVPVDDPVTSFVEIMKGINTSKYFNCPHRGNRGYDPNMMLQVTLFAFINGQYELRKMEELCRYDIRYMWLANDETPSFMAFQRFISEKLSMSIEDIFYDVVKRIIELDDVDISKLYIDGTKIEANARKNSFVWKKAILGYQEKAFLKVTDLIIRLNDDLNFKYDIKSRYSADDTGLIAEQLMELMIRQNIEIVYGKGKRRSLLQKYYDEFLEIYIKLMRYEESLNICGDRNSYSKTDHDATMMNMKYDYYNHTGIFKPGYNLQIGVSDEYIMHMDIFSNPADTKTYIPFMKKYKERYGCYPKWPIGDAGYGSYDNLLFNVINGMELGLKYNYYAKKNTKEFKKKIYNQMNWEYDEKGFKVCPQGHSFNIEKEERWNTAGEYLQISRVFECGKCHDCKVKEKCTKAKEQRKIQINYALNEMQEKVDENLGTEEGKEMKKQRSIQSEGTFGIIKQNMDYVRLKRRGNINVKTELLLIGIAYNIRKYHNKKMKKKEISIS
- a CDS encoding PD-(D/E)XK nuclease family transposase, whose product is MVKRIDKIYDFKNDFMFKHSLGNDQDPDSFYLLKLFIKSILNISCKSITILSLDLVVENIEDKDMLLDIRVQTNTDDYVNIEMQYSAFSKNQYQRFKIYGASLLSRQEKEGDDY
- a CDS encoding ISL3 family transposase, yielding MCDTSTVPKNVISQNDFLQFFNLENKDIESFAISHQKDDLHIAVTLARKPHRCPVCLNMTDQVKDYSTKTITHSVLTSHRCVIDYRARRYRCKKCNKTFYELNPFSVAGSRISLATVYNILRDLKHPAATFKDVAQRYHISQTTAAHIFDSFVCMSRRQLPQYLCIDEVYAFKSEKSRYICVLLDFQSQNIVDVLPSRRKQVLMDYFFNIPLSERKKVKVVSFDMWESYRVVSKIMFPDALCAVDHYHVKQEFHRKLDKVRINSMNRYYSRKNYLNKKENLTEAEKNELSEVSRHYYVLKKFHWMLFSNNNKCIYDPNVEKKYNKVLQGYFNYYDIFDYMIRDDRELDLAYDLKYQLDVFYRDSSYDSAKKNIDELITLFKSSPIKEMKDFANTFTKWKREIVNSFIRADGKRISNGIIENRNKSIKLLKHSSNGYLNWHRFKNRVMYCLNDDATYHMYPIKNTDIK
- the eno gene encoding phosphopyruvate hydratase, which codes for MPYINNVYARQVLDSRGFPTIQVEVTTESGFCGSAIVPSGASTGKYEALELRDNDDSRYLGKSVFKAVNNINDTINKLLKQKNVLSQREIDMTMIRYDNSENKSKLGANATLAVSLAVANCAANYLDIPLYRYLGTPNTRVLPTPMINIINGGSHADNSLDFQEFMIMPISANSFYQAMEMATNVFHTLKAILKRANLATSVGDEGGFAPNLNSNEEALELIIKAINECHLQPGKDIAIALDVAASELYHNGVYTINNQDYSTKELIVYYEKLISKYPIISIEDGLDQEDYSGWRELTNKLGDKIQLVGDDLFVTNTKRLQRGIDEHYSNSILIKLNQIGTLSETLDCIELATKNKIAPIISHRSGESEDTFIADLAVALNIGQIKTGSMSRSERICKYNRLLKIEDDLAGFSCYQGKIKKGL
- a CDS encoding amino acid ABC transporter ATP-binding protein, producing MIKVEHIVKEFNSLKAVNDVSLEIKKGEIVCLIGPSGSGKSTVLRCINGLEKPESGKIYVSGELFDENDKENYTRLKSKMGFVFQHFNLFPNMTVLENLTLAPINVMNKSKEEAIQIACKYLERVGLLDKKDVYPNKLSGGQKQRVAIARSLCMNPEIMLFDEPTSALDPEMVIEVLEVMQELAKEGMTMVVVTHEMGFARTVANRVVFLEEGKIVEETDSKEFFTNPKTSRAKEFLSKVMH
- a CDS encoding substrate-binding periplasmic protein encodes the protein MKKCFKLLLAGIMVFTLVACGGEEKASEEENVKEINIAVSPDYPPYESLDTDGKTIVGFDADMIALFPEYLNDGDTTYKFVWHSMSFENIVSQVQGGQVDIGVSGFTYDKSRKVAWSKPYTATAQVAVVDKDSDIKTVKDLEGKTIAAQSGSTGEKAAKEIKNANVVSVTNVQEIFSSLTSKQYDAVVVDLAVAQNYVKEQNFVMLEESLLDEKNYIIAKEGNDEMIDMINKCIDKFLASDDYKTLCEKYGLKQLEN
- a CDS encoding class C sortase, whose product is MVRKILMVLVGIGFLAGLCFFLFPYVNSWMVNNDAKKEIESFEVLKEEKNFDTHDLLFEMMEDYNNKLYKDGQNGISDAWTFDQKDFVIGDYDFKNDVFATISIPKMNLEMPVYLGASKENMAKGITVLANTSLPIGGKNTNSVLAGHRGYRGVPFFRDIENLQVGDEITINNYWQEIKYIVSDIQIILPSESEKILIQEGKDMITLITCHPYRRNYQRYVVYCVREDEYKKDGNSVVHQGSKVVKSSKNDIMIERYLPFILLLILIIFIFVLIKKTKRL
- a CDS encoding amino acid ABC transporter permease — its product is MFSAFDSIFTPENLLFLLKGAMTSLGIAALSLLIGFVFGVLGASAKISNNKILRAIANVYVEVIRGTPMLLQIMIIFNVVPIIITEITGNVFRMNYYLIGVVAMSINSGAYTTELIRSGINGVDKGQWEACQTLGLSRWQTMRFVILPQAFKRIVPPLVSEFITLIKDSSLISVIGAVELMNSAKVIGNQYYEFMSPYCLAGLYYLAMTLTISYIAKKIERKLAVSD
- a CDS encoding aminotransferase class I/II-fold pyridoxal phosphate-dependent enzyme, translating into MKIDFFDVEAWMTEHEKDYRYNLAETCVDSMNVNDLLKMVEDKDAVINDLLNTKLDYGPIEGSKRLRKAIAKLYETGDLDNIAISHGCINANELVLISLLEKGDHLISITPTYQQMYSFPESFGVETGLVELKEGNDWLPDLDDFKRAIKDNTKMICLVNPNNPTSTMFSKEFLMKLIEIAKAHQLYILCDEVYQGLSDDEVSISDLYDLGIATSSLSKITSYAGLRIGWIKANHKIIKMINDRRDYHIISTGYINDYLATIVVENYDKILKRSRKIIETNRQILIDWLEKEPLVDCVVPKVGTIAFLKYKLPIKSKELCIELQKDTGVFFVPGACFNQEYHLRFGFANNSKDIKIGLELFSKWLHKDD